From a single Sphaeramia orbicularis chromosome 4, fSphaOr1.1, whole genome shotgun sequence genomic region:
- the LOC115418094 gene encoding endogenous retroviral envelope protein HEMO-like: MPFALCLLILILMDSSAGAPPDKKTPDVRDEDINVFLMMAWQVARHIQQNSSCYVCGLMPYTAGEGLPLMALPASDCDTCHLLHIHTSQSYSHPDCPEIAKMRPLNCSGGHGNCDRCLQTPKPVPIMLIPQPFPWCLENDGKTPVGRSDCVHTYKWDPKQTQRDFESLNAAPHQCLDAAGSARLNALAHRTAMCSISSPVGMYWVCGSLAYPYLPVDYSGRCGLAYVVPAMRVARSLPKKPHHRKRRGASDIFGTHHQSGLKNVLGPLLPFYGVMSALDQISDLSHAIETIANETGRALQLMSSELASVRLLALQNRAALDFLLSAQGGTCSVIGSECCTFVPEYNATINDIVNHLHVTATSVHQESSSLFDWLKPTFGSLTHRFVEGMIILVIALVLLSCFVSCLKKFLFNIK, from the coding sequence ATGCCTTTTGCCCTCTGTCTTCTGATCCTGATCCTAATGGACTCCAGCGCTGGAGCTCCACCGGACAAGAAAACCCCGGATGTAAGAGACGAAGACATCAATGTTTTTCTGATGATGGCGTGGCAAGTGGCTCGACACATACAGCAGAATTCCAGCTGTTATGTGTGCGGTCTGATGCCGTACACCGCCGGAGAAGGTTTACCTCTGATGGCGTTACCGGCCTCTGACTGTGACACCTGCCACCTCCTCCACATCCACACATCCCAGTCTTACTCCCACCCCGACTGCCCTGAGATCGCCAAAATGAGGCCACTGAACTGCTCCGGAGGTCACGGAAACTGCGATAGATGCCTTCAAACGCCTAAACCTGTTCCCATAATGCTCATCCCTCAGCCGTTCCCTTGGTGCCTCGAGAATGATGGGAAAACCCCCGTGGGACGATCGGACTGCGTTCATACGTATAAGTGGGACCCGAAACAAACCCAGAGGGACTTTGAGTCTCTGAACGCTGCTCCTCATCAGTGTTTGGACGCAGCCGGTTCAGCTCGGCTCAACGCCCTCGCCCATCGTACGGCTATGTGCTCCATCTCGTCTCCCGTTGGGATGTACTGGGTCTGCGGAAGCCTCGCGTACCCGTATCTTCCGGTGGATTATAGCGGACGCTGTGGTTTGGCGTATGTTGTCCCGGCTATGAGAGTGGCCCGCTCGCTGCCGAAGAAACCTCATCATCGAAAGCGCCGTGGAGCTTCGGACATCTTCGGGACGCACCATCAGTCAGGCTTAAAGAACGTACTCGGCCCCCTTCTTCCTTTTTATGGAGTCATGTCTGCATTAGATCAAATTTCTGATCTGTCACACGCAATAGAAACTATAGCTAATGAAACTGGGAGGGCGCTGCAACTCATGTCCAGTGAACTGGCCTCTGTCCGACTACTGGCCCTGCAAAACAGAGCTGCTTTGGATTTTCTTTTGTCTGCACAAGGGGGGACGTGTTCTGTTATCGGCTCTGAATGTTGTACCTTTGTGCCTGAATACAATGCAACGATTAACGACATAGTTAATCACCTTCATGTCACTGCTACATCTGTTCACCAGGAGAGTAGTTCTTTATTTGACTGGTTAAAACCTACTTTTGGATCACTGACTCATCGTTTTGTTGAAGGTATGATTATTTTAGTTATTGCTTTGGTATTATTGTCATGTTTTGTATCTTGTCTGAAAAAGTTCCTTTTCAATATTAAGTGA